The stretch of DNA GATTACTGCTATGCCTGCCAGTATCATCAGGCTGACCGGATTAAGAAACGGCTGGCCAATAGATATTCGACCCAGCCAAAGCGTAGCAACCAGTCCCTTGCCTATATCTAAAATCAAAACTATCAGAGCAGGAATTGGACCTACAACTCGATAGACATTGGTAGCACCTGGATTTTTGGAGCCGTGCTCGCGAATGTCGATTCCTTTCCAGAATTTGGAGACGATTATTCCGAAAGGGATTGAGCCGAGAAGATAGGAAAAAACAATTATAACAATAAGTGAGAGCATTTCAATTTCTCTTGTAAAAAAAATAACGAGGGCACGGCACGCCGTGCCCCTACAAAAACGTTTATTTTATCTTCTGATATAGAAACCATTCTCCTTCTTCTCTACGAGCCGTAAAGCCTTTATCGGCTTTTTTGCTTTTCCTGTCAAGATAAATCTCGAAAACTTCGTCCTCACTGGTCTGGACTCTGTAATAATTACGGTGATGTCTTAGCCTCCAGGTTCGGGCTTTAGGTGCGCCCTCAGAAAATCCCCAGTCGTACCAGGCGGCTATTATCTCGTTTATTTTGTATTCCTTCTTATTCCAGATGAATAAGACCGGTGCTCTTTTAGCCTTGTCAATTGTCACCTTAATCTTTTCCGAAAGGAACTGGGGCATATTTAAGAAAACTTAGGGAAACCTGAAGGTTTCCGCTACATCTTTTATTCTTTTTTGTTCTATCCCCGTGTCCGTCAGGTCCCCTGACCTAACGGAGAAGTTCTGATGTTCTGTCTTGCCAGGTCGGGGGACCTGGCAAGCACAAGGAAGGTTGAATTTGTATTCTGTACCTGCCCAATTTATTGGGCATTATATAGCTCGATAAATCGAGCAACTACAATTTGCAAGGTAAACCTAAAGGTTTACACTCCATTTCCTTTTTATTCTCTTTTGTTTACTTTTATCTTTATGGGGCATCCCTTGAAACCGAAATGCTCTCTGATTTTGTTCTGCAAAAATCTTAAATACGGTTTTTTTAAATGCTCCGGATAGTTGCAGAAAAAGACAAAGGTCGGGGGTTCTATATCGATCTGGGTACAGTAGTATAGCTTTACATGTTTTCCCTTGACTGAAGGAGGAGGTTGCCTTTTTATCTCCATCTCCAATTTTTGGTTCAGCTCGCTGGTCTCTATCCTTTTCTTCCTTTCCAGAAATACTTCTTTGACAAGCTCTATCGTTTTATCTACTCTCTGCCCGGTTTTGGAGGAGATGTAGATCACCGGGACAAAATCCAGGAAAGGAGCATAAGACTTTATCCATTTGGAATACCGGTCAGCGGTCTTGGTTTCTTTTACAATCAGGTCCCATTTGTTTACTCCGATTACCAGCCCTTTCCACATCTCTACTGTTTCCTGGGCAATTTTTAAATCCTGATTAACCATCCCTTCTTGAGCCTCTGTCAGAAGCAGACAGACATCTGCTCTCTGGATAGACCTCAAGCTCCTCAGTGAGGTATGATATTCCAAATCATCTATGATCTTGGATCTTTTTCTCAATCCGGCAGTATCAATGAAGATAAAATCATCGTCTTTAATTTTGAGCCTGGTATCGATTGAATCTCTGGTTGTTCCAGGCATTTCACTTACGACTAACTTCTCCTCGCCTAAAAGGGTATTAATGAAAGTGGATTTGCCAACATTAGGCCTGCCGATAATCGCCACTTTAATCCCCTCTTCTTCCTCCGCTTGTATAGTCTCTGGGATCAGCTTAGCTATATCGTCTAAAAGCTCAGTGGCATTCCTGCCGCTGGTTGCTGATACTAGATAAGGAACACCCAAGCCCAGTCTTTTCAGAGAATAGGTCTCCAATTCTTCCTTTTCATTATCCACTTTGTTAGCCACCAGGAAAACCTTTTTGTCGATTCTTTTGAGTTTTTTTGCGATTTCAAAGTCTACATCCTGGGCTCCGACTTTGTTGTCAATCAGGAATAGAATGAAGTCTGCTTCCTCGATAGCGCTTTCAGCTTGGGCTTTTACCTGCCTTTCCAGCTCATTCCTGGTCGAGGGCAACAGTCCTCCGGTATCAACCAGATAGAAACTCTTGCCGTTCCAGGTACAGAGAGAGTAATTTCTGTCTCTAGTAACGCCGGGGCGATCATCCACTACTGCGAGTCTTTTTTTCAACAGTCGATTAAACAGAGTGGATTTCCCCACATTTGGACGACCGATTATGGCAACTATGGGTAATGACATGGTGTCTTTATATTTTGTAGTTGCCCAATTTATTGGGCATTATGGAGCTCGATAAATCGAGCGACTACAATTCTTGAGATAAACCTATCCGCATGACGGATCCGTAGGAAAGGTTTACACTCCAGAGTTTCTCTCTGATAATACATAGAGCAAAGATTTTATCAAATCATAAGAACCTGAAACAACATTTACCCCTAATTTTTCTTCCAGGTATGAAGGTTTTAAATCATCTAAAAAAACTCCATCTGAATTCAAGCAGTTGGGTGGTAACATTACCAAATCTCCATATTCTGATTTTCTTAAGGTATGAAGTATATCTTTACCAGTCAACAGGCCAGTAACCGTAACGCTCTTTCCTAAGAAATTGTTTTTCACGGGAATCAAATTGATCTCAAGGTTTTTAATCTGTTTCAGCCTGTTAAGGACATGACCTCTCAAAAACTTATTTGCCAGTATGCCCGTTACCAGAGTCAAGCTGGATTTGGGCTTTAGGCTTCGAGGCAGTAATTTCTGTTTCCTTTTAAACTTGTCTAAAAATTCCCTCACCATCCCCACACCATTCTCGACTTGATAGAATTCATCATAATATTTTTTCGGGGGGATGTCAAGTCCAGCTAAAAGATAAAACTCATCCGCCGCATAGACAAAATTTGATTTGTATTTTCTCCTGAAATAAGCCTGCCAGCGTTCCACTGACTTTATGAGCTTTCTTGGATATTCTTTATCAGCCGTTTTTAATCTTGGCAGTCCCTTTCTGAACCTGGTTAGACCAACCGGCACTATGGCTAATGATTTTGCCCAGGGATAAAATAAAGAAAGATCGTAAACTGTCTTTTCCAGATAATGTCCGTCATTGACTTCTGGACAAATGACAATCTGGGTATGCAACTCGATTCTGTTCTCAGTCAATCTGCGAATTGAAGGTAGAATGTCGGGTGCTTTTGGATTGCCCAGTATTTTTTTCCTGAGCGACTCATCTGTCGTATGCACGGATACATATAAGGGACTTAACCGTTGTTTTATTATTCTCTGAATGTCCTGCTCAGATAGATTTGTTAGGGTGATGAAATTGCCATGCAGGAATGAGAGACGATAATCTTCATCTTTAAAATAGAGCGGCTTCCTCAAGCCCTTTGGTAGCTGGTGCACAAAGCAGAAGATGCATTTATTGCCACAACCCCTGTATTTTTTCTCTTCAAAAGTTATGCCCAGGTCCTGGTCTGGTTTTTTGACTATTCGGACTCCCCTTATCCTGCCTGATTTGTCTTTAATCCTCAGATCGAGCTTCTCATCACTGGATTGGAATTTGTAATCGATAAAGTCCTTTATCGGAGATTTGTTAATCTCCAAGATCTCATCTCCAGGCAGAATCAAATATTTGTCCGCCAGACTTCCTTTTTCAACTGATTTTATTTTCACTTCTTCACCTGCTCCAAATACAAAAAAACAAATAAAAAAAGCGGGCGAAGGGAGTTGAACCCTCGACGTCAAGCTTGGGAAGCTTGCATTCTACCGCTGAATTACACCCGCTTAGTCGCTATCTATATATAACTTATAAGGATTAGTGTCAAGTATAATTTTAGCAAATACTGGAGTGTAAAGCTTTAGCTTAACTTTAATCCTTTGGTAAACCTAAAGGTTTA from Candidatus Zixiibacteriota bacterium encodes:
- a CDS encoding glycerol-3-phosphate acyltransferase yields the protein MLSLIVIIVFSYLLGSIPFGIIVSKFWKGIDIREHGSKNPGATNVYRVVGPIPALIVLILDIGKGLVATLWLGRISIGQPFLNPVSLMILAGIAVI
- a CDS encoding DUF6504 family protein, encoding MPQFLSEKIKVTIDKAKRAPVLFIWNKKEYKINEIIAAWYDWGFSEGAPKARTWRLRHHRNYYRVQTSEDEVFEIYLDRKSKKADKGFTARREEGEWFLYQKIK
- a CDS encoding DUF512 domain-containing protein → MKIKSVEKGSLADKYLILPGDEILEINKSPIKDFIDYKFQSSDEKLDLRIKDKSGRIRGVRIVKKPDQDLGITFEEKKYRGCGNKCIFCFVHQLPKGLRKPLYFKDEDYRLSFLHGNFITLTNLSEQDIQRIIKQRLSPLYVSVHTTDESLRKKILGNPKAPDILPSIRRLTENRIELHTQIVICPEVNDGHYLEKTVYDLSLFYPWAKSLAIVPVGLTRFRKGLPRLKTADKEYPRKLIKSVERWQAYFRRKYKSNFVYAADEFYLLAGLDIPPKKYYDEFYQVENGVGMVREFLDKFKRKQKLLPRSLKPKSSLTLVTGILANKFLRGHVLNRLKQIKNLEINLIPVKNNFLGKSVTVTGLLTGKDILHTLRKSEYGDLVMLPPNCLNSDGVFLDDLKPSYLEEKLGVNVVSGSYDLIKSLLYVLSERNSGV